Within Sphaerodactylus townsendi isolate TG3544 linkage group LG05, MPM_Stown_v2.3, whole genome shotgun sequence, the genomic segment gttaggagattttgagggcagtaCTTGTGGAGAACAGTTGGGAGGGAAGgatctcagctgggtataatgccttggagtccaccctcccaagcagtcaTTTTAACTGGGATAACTGATGTTTGTCctttggagatcacttgtaattttggtaaatctccaggtcccacctggaggttggcatccctaagaCCCACTGAGTGCAGTGGGTTTACTTCCAAGTTGGTGGTGCTGCAGTCTTTAGCTGCATATTCAAacacattgctttcacctcctgcatgtgagctcccaaaggcacctggtgggccactgcgagtagcagagagctggactagatggactctggtctgatccagcaggctagttcttatactCTTAAGTTCACATCTGTAAACATACTCTCtcaataatatgtatatatttaattcagaggaaacagttgtgaaattaaTTGTATAGTGCTCTGTCTGCATGGTGTCGAATCCATGTTAGCACTAAAGGCAATGCCATTTTCTGCATGCAGGTGGTAGCTTTCTAAGCGGAACATTTACTTGGCCTAATGATTTAATTTTCCTGTCACGATTTGCGGTTATTTGCAGGCCACAAGCAATAAATAGCTTGAAAAAGAATTCCCCTGGAGGTCTGATATTTAAATGTGAACCAATGATTTTTACAGCAATTATGCAAATACCAGAcgattttcaggaaaaaaagagtaaAACATACACAGACGCAACGAGTATGTTACAGGAACTGTACAATTTATTTACAGCTTGACATTCCCATTCTGCTATTGGACTTTATATCTCTGTATTTAAAAACACACTAACATTTTCCATGAGATACAGGAAGGAATTTATTAATATTTGTTTCATATTTACAAATGTTCATAAATTCTGTAAACATTTTTTCAAGTTTTTGTAAATTAGTTCACACACTCAAATGCATAGAAGCTAAATATAAAACTTCTAGATGACATTTGGGCCCTACCCCAGTATGTGTGAACACCTATCTTCAAAATCAAGGCCAGTCTGATTCCTCATCTGTACACTTTCCCTTCAAAAAATCTGCCACGGTATGAATCTCCTCTCCTTTCTGGCTAAGACCTGCCTTTCTCCAGGAGGGGCTATCTGGCCTtggtttgctttctttttctttattatatCCATTCACTCCTTTTGGCTCAAATACATTCCTTGGAGCATACAGTACCACACGTTTGTATAGCATATAAAGGAAAAAGGAATTAATAGGTTTGTAGTTCATTTAGTTGCTAGTTTAGGTGCAAATTGTTGGAGCATGTAGAAGGCGGTGGTGAAATCTGACTGTGTAAATGAAATTCCTTGGCCCATCAAACTAAGTGCGCATTTTCAAAGGGCCTGCCAACTTGTATTGAAGTCTTTTTCTTGAACACAGTATCTGGCTGGCCCCTTTTTACCTTGTAAATCTGCTTCATTATTAAAAGTTCTTTATTGTTAAAATTCCTTTCATATAACATTTTCTTCTGGTTCACGAATgaaggaaaataggaaaatgagaaaggaaaagaatgttCTGACAGATCACAACAAGGATGGATTCCATCCAATCCAAAGAGGTATGTAGCATGACCAGAGCTTTTCTGACAAGCTGTCAATTCCTGGCTTTTTTCCATCTGAAAGCAGTCCATGCAATTTTGTTTAGGGTCTTCCGACCATTGGCCTGACATGCAGGCTGTGCCTTTTACCACCATAAAGTCAGTTCAGCCATTGTCATTCAGCTTCTGAGATGTTTTGAATAATTTTTATTAGGTTTTCTAGACCAAAAATATAGCCATGATCTGGTCCATCGTAGATTGTCTGATTATACCTTGAGCCTTTGTATGTAGTGTGAGCAAAGTCTATCATGCGGACATCAACTTTGGGGCTGCTGATATCATGTGGAATGGTACCGCTAGTGTTCTGACTGTACCCCTGAGGATGGCTGTCAATTGTTTTCTCCAGACCCTCATAAATTATGAGAAGTGAGCTGGAGTAAAACCGGTAAGAGCTCTGCTTTTTGATGATGGATAGCAAAGCCTTCAGCTGACAAACAATGGGTTCGGCAAGGTCTGTTCTGAGATGTATTCCATTGTGCAAGAACTGACAGAGAGCCTGCTTGAAGCCATCTGGCGAGAGTTTCCGCCCATAATACTTGTCATTGCAGAGATATTGGACAGTGTCTGCTTGGTAAACCTGGAACAGGAAAAGAATCATCTATATTAGCCATCTCTCTTGCAGAATACATTACACTACTACATTATTATATAGGTTGCTCTGAAAACCTCAACAGTACAATGTCGGAGCCCATTTTTGTAAAAGTAATCTTGTTTGTAATCTTTTTGTGCTACCCTTCTTCCGAGAAGTTCAGGCAGTATTCACGATGTACTGAATTCTATTCTCACAATTCTCTGAAGAAGGTCATGTTGACAGAAAGTTCTACACTCAAAGTTACTTACTGAGCTTCATggctaagtggggatttgaaactagcTCTTTCTGGCCTGAGTCCAATactgtcagtgcaatcctaagtagattTACACCTTTCTAAGACTTCAGTGAACATAGAATGGTATGACTCTTTGAGATTATATTGTGCATCAATTCTACCGTATTGGCTCCATCTTCCTTTCAGCGTATCTCAAGAGTTTCCTATAATATGAGTTTCTGACAGATCACAGACATACAACTCTAATCTCTTAtaatgcttctctcttttttttgctagTTATAATTGGCAAGAATGTCTGTAAAGTTGTGCCTGCCTTGACaatcacaaacagtaattagtATCTTGGTCCAACTATGCAAAACCTTAGGATAGCTGTAGTCATTTTGCTTGAAGAATGTTTGTAACTTGACATATTTCCAGTGCATCAAACACAGAATAATGTGTCAATTCACAggttatatcagtggtggcgaactcagAGCCCTCGTTGTGGGCACGCgtgctgtcgccccagtttgggcactcgatagtggcatagtgccaagggggcgaggggtgcgtgacgcactgggcaTGATCCCCtgagggggcatggtgagggtgttccatgggggtggtggggttttttgggggcattctgggggcattcccggACAGACAGGGGCatagcaggggcacagggcacacacatgccccggatgcagtttcccctcgctccgcccctgccactcagcctctaaaaggttcaccattactGGGTTATGTATTTACTTGGGATTTGCATTAGGGCAATTATTCCAGGGTCTGTAGTAGATGGAAAACTTTTTATTATGTACGAGATATCAGATTTATGGACCAACCAAATCCATGATGCAACCCCGGATGGGGATCTATAAATCATTTTTTGTGCTACAGATATTAAGGTTTTCAACCTATTTAAAGAATGTTTAGTTGCTTAATCAGTGAGCAGATGATTAAATCTGATCCCTGTTTATAGTTGTTAATCAAAGTGGttgattttaacatttaaaactgCCAACCCCAACAATGTATGTTATATAAAATTACCATTGCCCTAACTGCAATGGAAATATTCTCTAGCCTTTCTTAGTTGTATATACATCCACTGAGATCCATGGGCATATTGACTCTAGCAAACTGGGCTCCAGCTCATGAAAGTGTATGCCATTAAaatagtctttaaggtgccaaaaAACTCTTCTGTTTTTGCTGAAACACACAGCTGCAGAGTGTGTTTGGTGGAAACACACAGCTGCAGAGTGTGTTTGGTGTTGGGGGGGGCAGGTTGTTTTTAACGTTCAAGAGAATAAGGATTGTATTCCGTTTTTGGCacaaaagaagtttttaaaagttgtaatATTTAAGGCCAAGGAGGTTATTTTAGCTTTTAACATTAACCAACTGCCGTGAATGAACAAACATTTAAAGTTTatgatctctttttttaaaactacagaCAAAGGCTAAAGCAGAGCAGCTTGGAAGTAAAATCAATAATGTTGTCTATTTTTGCTAGGCTAAATTCTCAGTTGGCATTTATTATAGTTTCACTCCAAGCTTTCTTTCTTTGTACCATCCAAGAACGTGCTCCCAGATTACAATGAGGGGAGGTGACCAGGTAAAGAGTCCTTACCTGCAGGCCACAAATACGGACTCCAAGGGATGCTGATGTGCTCTGTTCACACTTCTTTATTTGccttgctttcttctcttctgaTGCATCATCACCATGCTGCCTGGTTCCCATCTTCAGATCCAGAATACATGGATATTTGTACTTGGAAACCACATTTTCAAGCAACAGAAATTCTGCATGTACAAGTTAAGGATATCAGTTTTTTTCTTTAGGTAGAACTTACAGCTCTCATAGAACTTTGCATGGGATCTTTACTAGTTACCTTGACTATCCTCTTGTTTCCGTCTCAGTTAGTTTATCCTGTTAAAGTTCTACTACTGTTCATCCTTTTTAAACCCTGCCAAATCATCCTTTCCTGCTCCAGAGATTACTACTAGTGCATAAAGTGCAATGGGATTTTGAGATGTGTGTCACAAGGTGCatctggtggtttttttttgagTGTTGCATATTAGTTCTGAAAAGACAAACAGCACAAACGTAAATGTGATTAGTAGCTCcctttggaattttaaaatttgaatatgTGTACATGGGTTGAACATACAATTTCACTTGTAAGCAGAAAATCAAGGCTTGTGGATTGTGAAACACAAATTTCTCCATGTGAAACTTGACTATGAAGCCTAAAGCTGGTGAAATAAAAATTGTGTTTTCCTAAAATTTTTACAAAATAGCATCTTTTGACATTTGTTTTTGCAATTATAGTTAGGGTTATTAAAGACTTAAGAAGTCACATTAAACCATGACTGATAAGCTGTGATTTTATGCAGCTCCAGTTTAGAGCAATGTCTGAATGCTGATGGGACACAGACTTTTAACTAAACAGGGCGATGGAAGATCCATGCTTTAGGTTTGGGAAAAGCTGTAGCAATAGGTCCCAGATTCAGACCCTGGCACCTTCAACTCAAAGGATCAtgtagtaggtaatgtgaaaaacctctgagACCCCAGAGCAGGGGGGTCAATCATGAATCCTTGAGGGGACTTATCAGGCCCACCAGCCAGCTGAGTCACACACAATCCCTGCTCCTGATTTGGTCTGGTGAGCCTATTTGGTgtgagtggggtggtggtggttgccgcagctggcttgtgggcctgataagccctccaAAAGCAGTCACCCCACCTCACTGCAGGCTCACCCCAGTGCTGAGGCAGCTGCACACATCCCACCCCCAGCACCAAGCCCAACCACGTCACATATAGGTTTTATCTGGACCTTGTAACTAATTACTTCGATACCCTGGCCCTAGAGCATCTGTGctaatcagagtagacagtactgccCATGATAGAACaatggtctgatttggtataaggcagtttcatgttttCAT encodes:
- the IP6K3 gene encoding inositol hexakisphosphate kinase 3 codes for the protein MEDANGNQAEKNSYNPWGLHCHKQQLNRLSSKCNENKHHQFLLLENVVSKYKYPCILDLKMGTRQHGDDASEEKKARQIKKCEQSTSASLGVRICGLQVYQADTVQYLCNDKYYGRKLSPDGFKQALCQFLHNGIHLRTDLAEPIVCQLKALLSIIKKQSSYRFYSSSLLIIYEGLEKTIDSHPQGYSQNTSGTIPHDISSPKVDVRMIDFAHTTYKGSRYNQTIYDGPDHGYIFGLENLIKIIQNISEAE